The genomic region taaagagcccaatggctaaaaaataaccttacctaatataacaagtttgttttgacctCACGCCCTCTGGACTTTAGTTGTTGCACTGAGTTGAACTGCCAAACAGAGTGATTTCTCCAACTGCTTGCTGACCTGATTAAACATGCTGACTCAGCCAAAAAAAGCCGTCAATGGCCGactagtgataaaaaaaaagggtgTCAGATGCTCACTAATAGCCTGACATTGACCAATGGCAaactgttggcttggtgtgtcaaggTCCTAAAAGAAACCAAGAACTGATTCCAGCTGTGAAAAGCCTCGCCAAAATTTActcttgttttgcttttttttttatgttaaaatacTAATTTCTTCGCTCGCGAACATGGTTTTTGGGCGGGAGCGGGTGGTCGGGATGGCGAGGTTGCTTGCCAAAACCTTCATCCATCTTTTGTGTTATGAAAAGTTACgcgttttaaaatgaaaatgttattaGTATGGATTCAGCCTTTGTGTTTACTTTGCCACTACCCGGGGGCTGTACTCTAATTATTCATCCTCTCAAACAGGACAAAAGGCACCCGGATTCTGCCGTGACTCTCTATCGATTATTGAGCTACAAGGGGTATTACAAGACTGGACTGGTCGGCTAGCTGGCCGTATCTTCCACACAGTGCTTTTAAGAAACTAAGCTTTCCAAATGTGGAAActtgaaataaacataaaaataattcaGTTGGAGCAAAatgtgctgttttgttttctgaaagAACATTagcacataaataaatacaaaatattgcACTTGTCATTTTGGTTTTAATTGGCTAACACAGGCAGCATGGACAGATCAATAATCATTTTAGAACTTGGATCATTGCTTATATTGGCCAGTTGACTCAGTAGTCAAATATGTTCTGATAATTCAGTGCTGGTACACCTCCAAGCAAAACACTCCTGTGGTAAATCATTGACGATCAATAAAGAAAAGTTCCACCCTCAGATTAAACAGACCAGCAATAACAGAAGGCCGGCTGACGGAGAATTCAAAATAATAAACGGCGAAGAAATCTGCTGAGCTTACCCAATGTGTTGATCATGCAGATTCCACACACGTCGAGTTTGAGGAGGGTGTGGTAGACCGGCTCTCCTCCCTCGTGGTTCATGAAGAGGTGGTACAGCACAGAGCCCAGCTGGGGCGACAGGCAAGCCAGGAAGTGCACCACGCCCAACCACGTGACGCTGATCTGAGACCATGGGATGTTGAGAGGCAGCAGCACCAGGAAGCAAACCAAAGGGATGcctggaagaggaagaggggagggaAACAGAGGCAGCACAAGTTGTTAGAGGAGGTTTTACCTTAGCTGTAATTGAAGTTGAAGCTCCTGTCAAGGCTTGACACAAACAATCCTGAAACACTTTTAAAATGCCTTTGTTGCACTCAGTGTCATGCACTTGTACAAAtgaagtttattttttctgCAATCACTTTGTAACATCTTCTGCATGTACTTACATATCGTTGACAATAACATTTGTAATGCAACAGATCTTTAAAGATTATCTACTGTTATTCTTGTGCATCCATTGATTGACAGAAACAGCCTGAGGTAGAGTGCACGCTGGTATGAAAACCATCAGTTCAAGCACGATAGAATAACACAGCAACTTTGACAAAACCAAATTAAGGTGTCATGTTTATCGTGATGGATTATCCAGCTCAGGACTGTCGAGGCCTGTGGAGGTTATTTTTCAAACTGTACAAGAATGAGTGGCCGCGAAAAGGCCTCCAACattgctgagtgtgtgtgcagacaccAGCAAGAATAATGTGGAGGAAAGCGGAAACCTACATGATTGGCACAAACGTGTCAGTGCTACTCTTTGGGGGACAGACGAGGCCCCTGCTAAATTCTTATTTTGATGCAGCAAAGGGACATATTTCAAATGGTTGCACAGCTCCAGAGGAAGTTTAGGCAAGCAGGAAGGGTTCATTGCTATGTGAGCAAAAATCCAGACCTTGAAATTTGATCTACATTCAGTTGTTACGATCATTTATCACTCGACTCGCATATTGCACTCCCTTACCCCCTTTTTTTTGCTCACTCTGCCTTTCCCAATGTCAAGGCATTTGTCCCAACCAGGTGATACTGGCAATGCCATCTACTGTAACACATCTATTTTAAGTGTGTTATCTCTGCTCCTCCCCCTGCTCGTCCTGAGCCGACCGGTTGTACTCTCAGCCCCACTTAGGGTTGAATACAGTGGAGAGGACCTCCTCTGAAGGCCAGAGGCACGGACGCGGGGAAGTGTCTGAAAGCTGAGCTGCAGGCAGGATGTTTTCAGATTGTATGCAAAACAAACCAGTTCATGAAATTTATCTGAAATgtaacaacacaataaaaaagcACAACAATGTTCCACCTGAGTTACAAGCACAGCTCTGCATCTTTTTTTCTAACTTTGGAGAATTAGACAATGGCTCATTGGATTAAACATCACTGCCTTATATAGGCAATGATGTTAAGGGTGTATGCGAGGTCACATGCTCAACTGATGTCACTGGAGTGTAATAAAGACTTCCAGGGCCACTTCCCTGATGATCACTACTGCAGTTTATTCTGTGACTGCTGGCAGAACTGGAAGTGAAGCGATGACCTTCATAATGAGGAAGTTGTCAGAATCTCAGAAGTCTGTCAACACACAGATGATGTATTGCACTCTCTGTGGCTGTAGGATGTGTTTTGATGGTCATAAGAGGTCATGCTACTGTGTGCCATGCTATTGGCAGTCTAATTATATCGGACTGAGAACAGAATAACTCCATGCAGATTGCTAACAAACTGACACATCAGTCTCACCTCTGGCTGCACAGATTAACACATTACTGCAATTAATTTTGGCTTGCGCCAACCTATTAAAAGAATGGCATATTGTTGTGTAACCTGGCATATTGGACCAGATGAAACAGCCACTGCTGGCAAATTTACGTTATGTGTAGTTCAATTgaacaaacaaaatgtcaaatttctGCTTGTTAGCAGAGAGACGTCGCTTGTAAAATTTGGCTGTTCATAAGAAATTTCATTATGAATCAAAATTCACTTCCCAATTTGGCACACTTACAATATACAATGCATGGTGCattaattaaaagaaaacaaaataattttaaagtGGTTCTCTACACTCgccatgacctggttactttTGGTGGAAAAATGTGGCAGCTTTTAAAGTGACTGTCTTATGACTAACACTGGTGGAAaaagtatttatatattttacttaAGGAAAAATACAACAGGATAGACATACTCCATTAtgagtaaaagtcctgcattcaaaatcttattGTAAAAGTACCACAATACAGAGTAAACTTGTAATGCAGACAAACAGCCCTTGCGATTGTTACATATCATTATACTGGAAATATGTTACTGATGCATTACTGTAGAAAAAGCATTTACACTACTTGTTTTAATTTTACTGTAGCTGATTGAGCTGGAACATATTTTAAATGCATAATAGAGCTCAAATGATGCATCTATTAATCGATTAGTTTAAAGACAAAAGAATTATTAGGAACAATTTTGATAAGCCATTAACCGTTTCCCTCATTTTTCAAGCAGCAgtggaaaaaatgcactttCTGTTTCCAGTTTCTCACATGAGAGGATTCGCTGTTTATTACATACCTATAATTAAAATCTAAATATCTTTGGGGTTTGGATTGTTGGTCAGCcacaacaagacatttgaaggcatcaccttgggctctggaaAGTTGTGATTGGCATTTGAGACTAAATGACAttgattaaatttaaaaaaaaaaaaaatgcaaaaaataattgttagttgcagcccttttACACTATACACCGTTAGGTAGCTCAGTCTTTAACAATGTGATATATTTTATGAGCTGATCATGTGTTTTGTATGTGAAATCATAATCTTAACTAGTACAGCTGTCTAATACATTGAATATTTTCATCTTGACAGTAGTGGTATAGAATTATGAGGCAATAAATACTCAAAAATGTACATTACATTAtctgagtaaatgtaattagtCACCCAAACCAACCTGTTATCACTCTGATAGGTACTTTAATACATGGACAATCACTATACAACAGTTAAACATAAGTTATCAGTGTTTTCTTATTCTCTTTAATAGTTTTATGAACCAAAACAggcttatattttattttttatttatttttttggcttgtATACTAGACAAATTCCTCAAATGAGGATTTAGCTCAGATATATGTGATTGAAAATGAAAGATTTAAGTCATGTGTGGCATCCTGAATGCAAACTGTCCAGGCTCTGGTGCAAAATCTGGCTTAGCATCCTTCTGcaggtacagtgtgtgtgtacagtatctGTGCACTATCTGTACCTGATACTGTACagatactgtactgtacagtatCTGTGGGTTAACACTCAAAGTCACACCAGCTACACAAAGTTCATCTGCTGACTAAGCAGTCCATGTGGGATTTTTGTACTCACCATGAGTGTATATGTTTCCAAGTTCATTGTGCAGGTAAAACAGGCTTCTGATGCAGTCTTGCACAGAGGAGATTGGCCGGTATCCCGTTAGGACGTATTTGTTAAACTGAAGATGTGGAGGTGAGCTCGCCCAGTCCAGCAGCCTGGGTCCATTTAGAAATGCCATAGCAAACAGGACCGTTAAAAGGACGCCGCCGAATAAGTAGAAAACAGACTGTACACCTATATACACATTTAGTAAGATTATTGCGACTAAAACCTTGTGGGATACCATTGGTGTTGTTTATGGGTTTCTATATTGTGCTGTTAGCCTCCTAGCTTCTCTCAGCACTACCCGGCGACGGTGTATCGGCGCCGCCGCTGTTTGCTCTGAACCGCCGGTACCTGTGTGAGTGTCATCCGCAAGGCTGGAGACAGACACGGCCAGCCACATACATGGTGCGAGCTCGGGTTGGTCATTACATTTGGCATTTAAACAATGTCTGTGTGGCACCTGACAGCCGTGAGCAGTAGGGAGACCAAATGTTTCTCGTCATGTTAAAGCCACTTCCTCGTTAGTTAGCATTCCGGTGCAGCAGCACGGGCTTGAACGCGTCCCGGGCAGGGATGCTGCGGGTGGGTGAGTGCGAGCCGCGCGTCCATCCAACTCCAGATGATGCTAGCTTGATCCTAGCGGTCAGATCTGCAGCAGAGGACTAGCAGGTCATACCTTTACTTTGATCAAAGCAAACAGGCGGCATATTCTCGGGTTAGTTCCATGTGATGCTGGCTAGCTTTCGTAAcgctgctgaaaaaaaatagATGAGATCCGTGATTCCGGAGCGGAGATTTTGGGAAGGACTGCGGGCTAGCAAGCCGGTTACTCGGCTACCGATGTCCTGTGAATGGGGATGAGGAAGCAGATATTTGAGCCGGGTGATTCCAGACACACACGGTGCTGTCCGTAACGCTTGAATTCACTCCCTTCGACATCTGTTGTATCCAATTGTTTCCCACCATTATTTCTGTCTGGCTGTATTCCTTGAAATGCGGAGTCTTCCCTGGCGGCCTTTAAGTCCCCTGCATCGCCTTTACACAAGACTGTCAAGTTACatgtaacaacaacaacgacaCTTCCGGTCTGTGGTTTCAAACTAAAAGCTGCCTCTATGAACGTGCCACTTTTTTCAGCTAATTAATTCAAACATAATAAAGATTTCGTTTTATTTTTGTCCCCACATTGCAGGCTAATTacttgtattattttttatactataatttaatatttaacacaTCATACCACCTAGGTGTTGTTGATACAACCTATTAtatatactattttttttttactaggcTATATCATATTCCATTATACAGTTATATTTCACTTACTATattacacatactgtattttaCTTTATCACGCTCACACTATACTGTTTTTATACTGTCATATTTGATACTCTTTTCCATTCCACCCTATTTTGCTGCACTACACGTTATAGTACTACCTTTCATCTGATTTTGCATTTGCAGGAGTAGAAACGATCAAATATATACACAACACAGTGAGAAGTGAGGTAGAGGTTGTAAAAAATGTGCAGAATAGCTAACAAGTGTGCAGTTACTTATGACCAGCAGTGCAAACAAGTTGGTTGGAATGCAACTATTAAGCTATATTTAAAAGCCCATACAAAATAATTTATCATATTACCCCTGTATTATGTTAATGTGTTCTGATTTCTAATCTTTGCATCATGTTTATattacaaacaaacaccagGTGCCGTTATTTAATCATATCATCAGTCTGGTGTACACTGTTTAAATAGACTTGCTGACTCTGCTGCATTCCGTGGTCACTTTACCTTGCAgtttctgtctccatctgttCTTGTATAGTTcctctattttttattttgtgctaTTCTTATtctagtttagttttttttagaaacctcattttattgattattttattttctctattcATCTGTACCATTGCTATCTTTCTGTGTGTCTCATCTTATTTTCACAGAGGTGTTGAAGCAAGGCAGTGTGCTCACTAAGACCATGCATGTTCATTGTTTGCATTGAGTCTAGCTAAACACAGTTAACATCAGTATGCTGGTGCTGATTCCTTTAGGGAGGCCTTGGGCAAATATTTGCTTTTGGGCCACTAATGATGCTCCATTTCTCTACTTCCCACAAATGTGTACATTGTGTATACACTCTTTCAACTGATACTCCTGCTCTGGAACAGTAGCTGCTATCTAGCCTCAGGTTTTCTTTGTGGTGATTTAActaaatacaacaacaacaacaacaatttctTAATGAATGTGCACCATGTGAGAACAACATGacctgaaaataaatgaatgcagGCAGGGATCCTCGACAAGTGCAGGACCCATCTTTATTGTTGGTGCATATTCCCTAACAGATTTGCAATTAACCAAATTACCCAAACTGACACACAGTGAACCAGGGACTTGTATGGCATCCTAAACCAGCTGCCAACTGTGCCCACTTGGTAATCcagcttttttatttaaaaagtttatAACCACCTCGTGGTCGCATGCCTCTGAAAAACAGTCAAGTTACTTTAAATCTTTATCTTTCCAGACTCACGTAATATTTCGAGTAAAAACTTTTAGAACTTAAATAAAAggtattaaatgtattttttttttttgtcgaaATGGAAGCTATCAGTATATTGACATGTATGATTGCAGTGAATAATTTCCAGTGAAAAACATGCTGTCTTCACTTAGAgactattttttttacagaggaggacagaggactgaTAGAGAACTTCGTGTTGCAATGACCATCACCTGAAGGTCAATATTAGCAGAACAGTTTGTGGTGGACTACCAGAGGAACAGGATAGAAAACAAGTTGCCACAGCCCGCCCTGACCTAAAAAACGAATACATAGGTTGTCTGCACAAGCTGCCTGTTATGACTCATATTTAGGTGTATTGTTAGGTGGTGATTATTAGTATTATGAAGAGGCAAAGTCTGCGTACATCGGAATTCGGGATGGTGGACTGTCATTACCCGTTAAATACTAGAGACACGATCAGCTCAGGTCCTATCCTCTGCCCAAAAGGCTGTCCTGATCCTAACTATTTAGGGTCAGTGCCTAAGCCCAACCATATTTGCACATGTGTAGAACTGATCGGGTTTCTGGTGCGGATTAGACAGTGTCAGTGGATAGAGCCCCCGGGAACAGCATCGGCCTTAGAGGCTagtttgacatagtggccaaacattaTGGCATTGGGTACAAAACAACTTTTCCCCATTGACTTATGTTGTGTAAGAGACGTCTATAAatcaattaatattttttttgtgacatacaTCAACTTACCTCTATGAACACTGAAatagccctgatttaaatcatCATGTCCTGAAAGAAAATTCACTAACTGCCCAATCCAGAGATACTTTCTGACTGTCGTTAATGTAAGCAAGCCAGAGACCAAGTGGACAATGTGGCAAGGAAACACTGATGTGCTTGCTCTATGAGCCCATGAATGcggaagatctgggtaattCTACACctggaaattaatttttttggctttgtgtgccactgagcagctttcataaGAATGAACGGGGTCCTGCCTCCAGCTCTGCATCctgttctctttatacatccatgtggtggacaggtcaaacaaacacaggactttcacccaggaagccagtgtttgtgtccaacCAAAAGTCAGCGTAACAAAGATATTTATTTGAATCAAAACCATGATCTttcttctaaacctaaccacgtagtTTTGGTGCATAacagcaaatgtttcacaaaattAACCCTATTTAAAACTGCAAACATTAGTACATGCGCCTGTTGCCAGTGCTCTCCCATTTTGGGGTGTCATATTTGGTTGCCAATGACGCCCTTTTGGGAGTCACTGGCAAACAACCTATTCTGCCATTTAGATATGAGAATATATTGCATAGCCAAGACAGTACGCAGTGCTTCAAATTCGGAAGTTGCTGCAAAGAggcaaacattttaaaagactacacacacatatcttcaacccggcagcacagaagatctatacaagcAGCAGTTTTAAGGTGGGCACCAAAGAAGGGTGTCAACGAAtcagcatctgaccaaatgtctccccttctgttcctgagtgaTGGTGCTGAGTAATAGCCTGATAACATTAGGATGGCActgtgaagctgacctttgaccttttggatttaaatgtcatcacttcatcactttacccttttagacatttgtgtgaaattttgttataGCTatcgtatgaattcttgagttatggccaaaatctgatcagttcatgcttgagtcaaaatggacgtttgtgccaatacagggaaattccctcaaggcattcctgagatattgtgttcatgagaatgggatggactgACGCTTTGATGGATGTACACACTGGAAACAACTTCTCCAGCGAtggcagcatttaaaaaaaaaaaaaaattcaataaacTGACTTTTATACAAagatcaaattttattttgaaggtggACTCTTTTAACTTCTGGTCTTATTTTCCTTTATTGGGACTAGTTTCATGTTGCTTGGCGCTACTTGACAGTGTAAATGCCAACACTGACTGAGTTAGAGCGCCTTCAGCACCACCGGAAATATTGCAGAAACCACCTGAGCTCACTTGCTAAATATAAAGAACATGATTATTTTTTGAAAGTTACTAGCAAACATGTTcattacaacaacaaaatgtgtttttaatcataACTACGGATACAAATTTGGGTCAACCAACATGTTGAATTTTCTGAAAACTATGATTATACCAGAGAGACAGTATAGCCCACTGTTCACAATTACAGACTATGCATAGAAATTACGGGAGCCTCAGTATTTACTCGTGAGAAAATCTGTTGCTGCAGTAGGTTAATAAATGAGTCACTAACCACCAGCCACATGACAGTTTGAGTGCAGTGCTCAAGTCTTATATATGTGACGTGTTGTCAATttcaagcaacaaaaaaaatgtcataactgGGTAAATTTTGCTGTTGTCACTCAACAAAAGCAATAGATGCACTTGGATTTCGATGTTCCCGAGGAGCACTTGAAGGCAGCAGGTGACGTGCTGGAATTCTCTAATGGAAGAGAACTGTTGATGATCTAGATGAATCACACCCATgatcacaccacaccacaccacctTCACCTTTCACCCGACTCTGCTGCTCGGACTTCATGACATGTTTCCGCCTACAAACACACTTCTGTGGGACTGTGCCTACTTGCTGTACATGCTCATACTGTTTTATTGCTGCATAGGTTTTATATTTACCCCTTACtagttattatttatatatatacttcTATACATGCACATTAGTCTgtacttctttttgaaaatctGGTTAGATGCTAAACTGCATTTGTCTCAGTACTCTGTGCAATCACAATTAAGTTAAATCTAATTTaaaaattaacagtgtcttCTCACTCAGTTCCaaacattttaaagggacagttcaaccccaaatcaaaactacatataaaacaaaacatttgaaaaactcaacagcaatgtctctttccagacagCATCATCCGGTTACCCAAAGTAATACAtggactttgttgtgagcagtttcatatagaagctattttctttctaccaaactacatccAGCAACCGTATCACCACACAGGGGAAGCGTGCATGTACTCAtggacactgctgttgagtatttcaaaggttttattttattttattttattttattttattttattttattatgggcgctttgagcaccacaagcatcTAGTTACATTATATCCGAGAGAAGGCACAtgtctctacggctgatatctccaacacttggccaCCTACACCAGAACAATATAGATACATATATAGCTCTAAGGGTAAGAggggaaaaatatttttggctttggggtgaactgtccctttaatttctCCATATTAGATGTACTTTTGTTGGGTGTGGAAACATAAATGATATTTTCTAATGtgtaaaaatgatcaaaaatcactctgttttttgggtttatttaaatgtagattcattttcttttccatGTCAGTGTTTGCTGCTGAAACAACCGAATTTTCTCAAAATTTCTCACTAAAATTTGATCCTAGCGCATcataaacaactacaacaaaATTGGTTGTAATAGTCTTGAGAAATTTAGTGTTAGGATCACAGCCTCCTAATGTCACATAGTATGACCAGACTGCAGCACCCCCTCAAAGAAGTGAGAGTTTATTCTTCTTtgatcaaactgtcaaacaactttttttccccctactgTTCTCTCAAAGACCACTGTCACCTCACTCCCCCACAACGCCCTGTCCTGCCTCCTtctctttaaaaacacagagtTCGAATACTGATGCACACAGTCAGATTTGCATTTCCAGTGTGTGTACGTAAGAAAAAGGTGAGTCTATGCTTATCTGctatttttgaaatattctAAAACTTGatgtaaaaaatacataatattcAGTAGTCTGTCAAGAGTGTCCCTATTCACTCTGTCACAAGCTTTATGTTCCTGTCTGACTGTTAGAGACTAAACATGTGTGCAAGTTGATGGATACAATCCTTATATGTGGTTTGTCCAGTTTTCTAGGTTTTATAGTCTTCAGATTTGTTTCAAGCTTTAGAGATGCCTCTAAAATAGTTGAATCCAGAGGGATCCAGAGAAGGTTTATTTATGAGCAGGTAAACAATGGCATGTTTAAAACTGGAATAAAAAATATCAGTAGACCAACTGTCTAAAattttgcttttaaaaacaaagtggGATGCAGTCAGATGGACAGGTGCATGGTTTGAAAGCGCAACAATGTTTTGACATAAAGATTTCACTGAAGTGATTTTAACTCATTTATCATGTGGTAGAAAATGTTTATTGCTGCTTCAGTTTGGTTTGGTCCTGTCCAACCACTAACTTTTAGTGGTGTAGTAATAAACGGCTTCACTTGCTCATGAATCATGTTTGTCTTTCAGGTTTAACCATCAGTTTCTATCCGTCACCCAAACTtaaaagaaacatgtttctCTTGAATATCTGCATCTATGCCAGCCTCATGCTGTCCCTCCCTCAGTGTACACATCAGTCATGCACAGAGGGGACACCCAGGCAGTGTGTAGATGCAGAATTTGCTCCAGGTACCAATTTGGCCGGGGAAGGCTTTGATATCACCAAAATGGAACGTAAGGGGGCCTTTGTGCTTGACATGAATCGATGGAAACGCAAGGACAAAACATGCACCCTGTGCAGCAACCCCTACCTGGAGAACAAAAAGCAAAAGCTCCCCTTGTCAGTGGTGGACTGGAGACCAAAGCAGTCCTGCAACATGAAAGTAGCCAGTGCGCTCCACCGGTCCAGTGAGTCCCTGGTCAGTTCCAGCACCTCTTCTGTGGATAACAACTGGCAGGCCAATCTAGACGTTAATGTGGGTAAAAAGGGTGCCTCGTTGATGCTAGCTGGTACCCATTCTAAATTGGCTGAATACTCCatggaaaaaacaaagaatGACAAGTTCAGCTTCACAAGCCACAGCATGTCCTGTGagtactacaggtaagaaggaCTAGGATAAAACTTTTCTCTACACACTCCCCTCATGAAAAGGTAAATgcaataaacaaaatgaatgaactttgatGCTCAAATGCAATACTGTTGTATTCTCTGGTCTCACTGTGAACAGCTACAGAGTGTCCAGCACTCACAAGTTGCACAGGGAATTTTATAAAGCAGTCAAACAGCTCCCCAAAATCTACAGCCCTGAATCCAAGCAACAGTTTTACAAACTGATAGACAACTTTGGCACCCATTACATCACCAAGGTAAAGCAAAATGATGGTGTGATtataacaaaagaaaatgcacatTTATGAACAAATTCAAGCATAACAAATTTGCTTATGCAATTTATgtgtttaaatatataattcCAGGTGAAGTTGGGAGGAAGAGTTCAATCTGTGACCAGCATCAGGCAGTGCCAGGCCAGCCTGCAGGGCCTCAGTGTGGAGGAGGTGCAGATGTGCCTGGAAGTTGAGGCGTCAGCCAGCATCAAAGCTACAGTAAAAGCTCAAACAAAACACTGCCAGAAGGACATGGACAAGATGGAAATGAAGACATCCTTCTCCGGCCTCTTCAACGACAGGTATAGGACATTTTGTCTCATATTCTGTCACATTTTCTACTGGTTTGCACTTGAAGTGATGACTGTTAACCCTGGAAACGCTTAACTAACTAAACTGCAAGAATTGAAATGTATCAGATTTTAAAGTCTCACTTTCTGTTTAAGAGCTTTTGGTTTCTCTCGCGGCTCTGTTATCGGAGCAACTCTCTCCTCCACAGGTTCACAGAAATAAAGGGGGGCCATACCACGGAGCCGGACCTTCTATTCTCTGCTGACAAGGATCCATCAGCCTACAAAGAATGGCTGAACACACTACCACAGAATCCAGACATAGTCTCATACTCCCTGGACTCACTGCATGAGTTACTGCCCACTAACAGCCCTGTCCACAAGAACTTGCGCTCAGCCATTAGCCATTACATCCTGGAAAGGGGTCTGTGGAAGAACTGCAGTGACCACTGTCAGGCCGGCATCAAGAGCGACCCACGAGATACCTGTGTCTGCCAATGCCACAATGACCCTGCTGTAAACCAAGACTGCTGCCCAACCCGTAAGGGTATGGCGCGGGTCATCATAACTGTA from Epinephelus lanceolatus isolate andai-2023 chromosome 18, ASM4190304v1, whole genome shotgun sequence harbors:
- the paqr4a gene encoding progestin and adipoQ receptor family member 4a, whose amino-acid sequence is MVSHKVLVAIILLNVYIGVQSVFYLFGGVLLTVLFAMAFLNGPRLLDWASSPPHLQFNKYVLTGYRPISSVQDCIRSLFYLHNELGNIYTHGIPLVCFLVLLPLNIPWSQISVTWLGVVHFLACLSPQLGSVLYHLFMNHEGGEPVYHTLLKLDVCGICMINTLGALPIVYSTLLCYPFIRTVALLVYILLSSHAIYCAVTARSSVRRLRSFAWQALFRFSFFLLRWVGVGGGSPTSLRHFLMMDALAVLGGVINITRIPERFRPGLFDYWCNSHQIMHVLVVGSILYLHWGVLDDLLWINSYICPSD
- the LOC117268938 gene encoding perforin-1-like; the encoded protein is MFLLNICIYASLMLSLPQCTHQSCTEGTPRQCVDAEFAPGTNLAGEGFDITKMERKGAFVLDMNRWKRKDKTCTLCSNPYLENKKQKLPLSVVDWRPKQSCNMKVASALHRSSESLVSSSTSSVDNNWQANLDVNVGKKGASLMLAGTHSKLAEYSMEKTKNDKFSFTSHSMSCEYYSYRVSSTHKLHREFYKAVKQLPKIYSPESKQQFYKLIDNFGTHYITKVKLGGRVQSVTSIRQCQASLQGLSVEEVQMCLEVEASASIKATVKAQTKHCQKDMDKMEMKTSFSGLFNDRFTEIKGGHTTEPDLLFSADKDPSAYKEWLNTLPQNPDIVSYSLDSLHELLPTNSPVHKNLRSAISHYILERGLWKNCSDHCQAGIKSDPRDTCVCQCHNDPAVNQDCCPTRKGMARVIITVQRASGLWGDHTTETDGYVKVSINGIMVRRTPVIYNNNNPHWATIVDLGTQDLSSGNIMKFEVWDEDNKWDDDLLGQCEQSLSAGVKEDLCNLHHGQLFYKLAVKCAPSLSGATCKDYKPSPMSQSLKRLYVSRHAHPVPKAILLEMGVFVNDTSSQRNQSLTAETQKFDSI